A window of the Henckelia pumila isolate YLH828 chromosome 3, ASM3356847v2, whole genome shotgun sequence genome harbors these coding sequences:
- the LOC140890147 gene encoding MLP-like protein 43, producing the protein MAQLVKVESEAQIKSPPSKFYGFFKDNMSQLMNVFPESFETVQLLEGTDGCVGNVKLFKMLMGKRTVTMKVRAEELNDEERIIIYNAFEGNHTKLYSSLKSIISVRNGSVKWAIEVEKANESAPNPDRYLTFSIQSAMAVDAYLLNH; encoded by the exons ATGGCTCAATTAGTGAAGGTGGAGTCAGAAGCACAGATAAAATCTCCCCCTTCCAAATTCTATGGTTTCTTCAAAGATAACATGTCTCAACTCATGAATGTTTTTCCTGAAAGTTTCGAAACCGTTCAGTTGCTCGAAGGAACTGATGGTTGCGTCGGGAACGTCAAGCTGTTTAAAATGCTCATGG GGAAGAGAACAGTTACCATGAAGGTGAGGGCGGAAGAACTAAACGATGAAGAGAGAATCATAATCTACAATGCCTTCGAAGGGAATCATACGAAGCTGTACAGCAGTTTGAAGTCCATAATTAGTGTCCGAAATGGTTCGGTGAAATGGGCCATCGAGGTTGAGAAAGCTAACGAATCAGCCCCAAACCCAGATCGTTATCTTACATTTTCGATTCAATCGGCTATGGCTGTGGATGCTTATCTCCTCAATCATTGA
- the LOC140890149 gene encoding secreted RxLR effector protein 161-like, with protein sequence MGESKEVTNPMEPFLKLTKYGGNILEDATLFRYLVGSLFYLTITRPNISYSMGVVSQFMDKPCESHFIAAKRIMRYIKETLNFGLLYKQNLSFHLTGFVDADWAGDVNDRRSTTGYCFNTRSTTISWCSKKPNIVSNSSCDAEYVVVTMYTQECIWHKRLIQEIFSILHYPVPIHCENESAIKLAGNPVFHARTKHTETHHHFVREKVLTQDIQLKKIRNRKSSCRYIHQGT encoded by the coding sequence ATGGGGGAGTCTAAGGAAGTTACTAATCCTATGGAACCTTTCTTGAAGTTAACCAAATATGGAGGAAATATATTGGAAGATGCGACACTTTTTCGATATCTTGTTggtagtttattttatttaactatCACAAGGCCTAACATCTCATATTCTATGGGAGTTGTTTCTCAGTTCATGGACAAACCATGTGAAAGTCACTTTATTGCAGCAAAGAGGATTATGCGCTACATAAAAGAAACTCTAAATTTTGGTTTATTGTACAAGCAAAATTTATCATTTCATTTGACTGGTTTTGTAGATGCAGATTGGGCTGGTGACGTGAATGATAGGCGCTCCACAACAGGTTATTGTTTTAATACAAGATCAACAACTATATCATGGTGTAGTAAAAAGCCAAATATTGTTTCTAATTCAAGTTGTGATGCTGAATATGTAGTTGTTACCATGTACACTCAAGAGTGTATCTGGCACAAGAGACTCATTCaagaaatattttctattttgcATTATCCAGTTCCCATTCATTGTGAGAATGAAAGTGCGATCAAGCTTGCTGGAAATCCAGTGTTTCATGCTCGTACAAAACATACTGAAACACATCATCATTTTGTTCGAGAAAAGGTTTTGACTCAGGACATTCAGCTGAAGAAGATACGAAACAGAAAGTCAAGTTGCCGATATATTCACCAAGGCACTTAG